TTATTTCACGGATACTAATGTCCGGGCGGTGGGCGGTGACAAAAGCATTATAAATACCCCCACCCCTTCTCTcatttttatatacacattattcACTTTTTGATAATAAAGCGGCCTATCAATTGTAacctctgttttttttttttttttttttaatttttaatttttaatttttgcaataGATATCAAAAGAAAGTCTAGAAGAGGGAAAATAGTAAAAAAGAGGGTAAAGGAGTGAGAACCAGATGCTGAAATGGCGAAGGTCCACCTCCACTCTTCCCCCTTTATTTGCAATATATAAAATCCCCCAATATCTCTTTCATTTTTCACCGTAACTAATTACGACAAACTCGAGCAAACCAAAAACAAATcgccctttctttcttttagaaAATGGCCGATCAGCTCACCGATGATCAGATCTCCGAATTCAAGGAAGCCTTCAGCCTCTTTGACAAGGATGGCGATGGTATCTTACCCCTTCTCTCAGATCTCCTCCATTTCGATTTTATCTTAGTTATTTACCCATTTCTTGGATCTAGGGTTTTCTTTTATATCTGATCTgcttttaaatttttgacttgtttttatttttacatgtttCGATTGTTTGATCAGATTTTATTCGTTTAgtgattgaaattatatttcttattcCATCTAGGAAGTGAAATGAAATTTACTACACAATCTTTGCATTGTTTgtttaaatagaattttttttaatatgctGAATTGTGTGAATGCGTGAGTCATTTTGATTTTTGGGGATACTGCTAAAGCTTGTGGGAACTAATCTCATTTTGAGCTTTTAAGTTGTGTAGTGTTTGTTGCCTGTAGAGATATATGCTTCGTAGAGTGTCtgtattttatgtttgttttggtTCGGCATTGCAATAATTTTTGCAAAATTGCCTTATTACATTTAAGTTGGTTTGGATGCTGGCTTCGAATATTGTTTTGGTCTTTGGGAATAATTACTTTACAATCATTATAAGATTTGGGAAttctgtatttttatttttctcttgcaAATGTTAATGCTGTGTTCTGAGTGTTGTTGGCCATTTATCATTTGATGTTGATGATGGCCCTTTATCCAGTATTTGACAATTTccttttgatgattttgttgtcAGGTATGATtgtgaattttattgattaagaaACATAGAATCAGGTTTATGAATACGGGTgagaataacaaattaataaatagttatAGTTAGCTAAGTAAATATCTCTCTGTATggatctttttattttttattttttggtggaTTCTTGTTAACGTTATGTCTAAAAATGTTCTCATAGATATTTggttgtaatttatttattattttgtgtacAGGTTGTATCACTACTAAGGAGCTTGGAACTGTAATGAGATCTCTTGGGCAGAATCCAACTGAGGCTGAACTGCAGGACATGATCAACGAAGTTGATGCTGATGGAAACGGGACCATTGATTTCCCTGAGTTCCTCAACTTGATGGCCCGTAAGATGAAGGACACAGATTCTGAGGAGGAGCTGAAAGAGGCTTTCCGGGTTTTCGACAAGGATCAGAATGGGTTCATCTCTGCTGCTGAGCTCCGCCATGTGATGACAAATCTTGGTGAGAAGCTGACTGATGAGGAAGTTGATGAGATGATTCGTGAAGCTGATGTGGATGGTGATGGTCAGATCAACTATGAGGAGTTTGTTAAAGTCATGATGGCCAAGTGAGGATCTCTCAGCCATAACTAAATCTCAAAATAACTCAAACGACAAAAAAAAGGAGTTCAGGGCACATAAGTTGATGAGAT
This is a stretch of genomic DNA from Mangifera indica cultivar Alphonso unplaced genomic scaffold, CATAS_Mindica_2.1 Un_0043, whole genome shotgun sequence. It encodes these proteins:
- the LOC123206620 gene encoding calmodulin-7, yielding MADQLTDDQISEFKEAFSLFDKDGDGCITTKELGTVMRSLGQNPTEAELQDMINEVDADGNGTIDFPEFLNLMARKMKDTDSEEELKEAFRVFDKDQNGFISAAELRHVMTNLGEKLTDEEVDEMIREADVDGDGQINYEEFVKVMMAK